One segment of Aquimarina sp. BL5 DNA contains the following:
- a CDS encoding glycosyltransferase family 2 protein, whose amino-acid sequence MLNNKTIAVVVPCYNESQQIMMVLDSMPSFVDRIIVVDDASKDDTVDTVMKHLDNNTSDLKLTSNLKNEIVPNIYNRADIEVRQKSIDEIQKFTPSEIVNKIPDQEKIVVIKHLTNGGVGAAIATGYKWCKDHDIDCTAVMAGDGQMDPDELESICKPVVDEGIDYVKGNRLIHKSAWVIIPRVRFLGNSILSILTKVASGYWGVSDTQSGYTAISNNALNSVPLYDIYKRYGMPNDLLVKLNIAFCTIREVKIKPIYGVGEKSKLNIIKVSLPILFLLIRCFFTRLQTKYLYRSFHPLYLLYWVAFIIGIINSYFLYQLIANFFIPNSKTPTDYLIIFIFLTISGFQSLLFAMWMDIQDNERLSK is encoded by the coding sequence GCGGTAGTAGTACCTTGCTACAATGAATCTCAGCAAATAATGATGGTTCTTGATAGCATGCCATCATTTGTGGATCGAATTATAGTAGTGGATGATGCATCAAAAGATGACACCGTAGACACGGTTATGAAACATTTAGATAACAACACATCCGACCTTAAGCTAACCTCAAACCTAAAAAATGAGATTGTACCAAACATTTATAATCGTGCGGATATAGAAGTCAGACAAAAAAGTATCGATGAGATCCAAAAGTTCACTCCTTCAGAAATTGTAAACAAAATTCCTGATCAAGAGAAAATTGTCGTAATAAAACACTTAACCAATGGCGGTGTAGGTGCTGCTATCGCCACCGGTTATAAATGGTGCAAAGATCATGATATTGATTGTACTGCGGTAATGGCTGGAGATGGACAAATGGATCCTGATGAGTTAGAATCTATCTGTAAACCAGTGGTTGATGAAGGAATAGATTATGTGAAAGGGAATCGGTTAATTCATAAAAGCGCTTGGGTAATAATACCTAGAGTACGTTTTTTAGGAAATTCAATTCTCAGCATTCTAACAAAAGTTGCTTCGGGATATTGGGGAGTATCCGATACCCAAAGTGGATACACAGCCATATCCAATAACGCACTAAATTCCGTTCCGTTATATGATATTTATAAAAGATATGGAATGCCTAATGATTTATTAGTAAAACTAAACATAGCGTTTTGTACTATTCGAGAAGTAAAAATAAAACCAATATATGGCGTAGGAGAAAAATCAAAACTAAATATTATCAAAGTTTCTCTTCCTATTTTATTTTTATTAATTCGATGCTTTTTCACAAGACTCCAAACAAAATATTTATATCGTAGTTTTCATCCTCTATATTTATTGTATTGGGTAGCATTTATTATTGGTATTATAAATAGTTATTTTCTATATCAGTTAATTGCTAACTTTTTCATACCAAATTCGAAAACACCAACAGATTACCTAATCATATTTATTTTCCTAACAATATCAGGCTTCCAGTCTTTACTATTTGCAATGTGGATGGATATCCAGGATAATGAAAGGCTATCAAAATAA
- a CDS encoding lysylphosphatidylglycerol synthase transmembrane domain-containing protein, with product MGNKSFLNISFWLKFVGIILLSYLIHKVGWEETLDSMKKVSFFHILIGVLILWIAFYLKSVRWKIISNSYGIPLGKYKALKVFFIGLFLANITPGRLGDFGRLIYIKDDLPTQKIGWSSLIMDRLFDLICLLLFSFAAIIYYQFSFYILKLPKEYIGIVFCLLGGVVFLLILFRYRKRFTKIIKPWLEAFNSHDLGWFKSGQGFVITCFSMVLIYGVFNYMAWAMGIEIDHLGLFLGTFILGILTLLPITVLGIGVRETSLVVIFQLYKLPAEDAIALSLIIFLLQLISFIPGAIWFYLSPIRLKDLKQIK from the coding sequence ATGGGTAATAAAAGTTTTCTAAATATTAGCTTTTGGTTAAAATTCGTTGGAATCATCTTGCTTTCTTATCTTATTCATAAAGTGGGGTGGGAAGAAACTTTGGATTCAATGAAGAAAGTTTCTTTTTTTCATATACTTATTGGAGTATTAATTTTGTGGATCGCTTTTTATTTAAAAAGTGTAAGATGGAAAATTATCTCCAATTCTTATGGAATTCCATTGGGAAAATATAAAGCTTTAAAAGTTTTTTTTATAGGTCTTTTTTTGGCTAATATTACACCGGGACGTTTGGGAGATTTTGGAAGACTAATTTATATTAAGGATGATTTGCCTACACAGAAAATTGGATGGTCCAGTCTAATTATGGATCGTCTTTTTGATTTAATTTGTTTGTTACTTTTTAGTTTCGCAGCTATTATTTATTATCAGTTTAGTTTTTATATTTTAAAACTACCCAAAGAATATATAGGAATTGTTTTTTGTTTATTAGGAGGGGTAGTATTCCTTTTAATTCTTTTTAGATATAGAAAGAGGTTTACAAAAATTATTAAGCCTTGGTTGGAAGCATTTAATTCACACGATTTAGGATGGTTTAAAAGTGGTCAAGGTTTTGTAATTACTTGTTTTAGTATGGTGTTAATTTATGGCGTTTTTAATTATATGGCTTGGGCAATGGGAATTGAGATTGATCATTTGGGGTTATTTCTGGGGACTTTTATTTTAGGAATATTAACATTACTTCCAATTACTGTATTAGGAATAGGGGTACGAGAAACATCTCTTGTTGTAATTTTTCAATTGTACAAGCTGCCAGCTGAAGATGCTATTGCATTATCCTTGATTATTTTTCTACTCCAACTTATTTCTTTTATTCCTGGAGCTATTTGGTTTTATCTTTCTCCAATAAGGTTAAAGGATTTAAAACAAATAAAATAG